In the Staphylococcus condimenti genome, one interval contains:
- the zwf gene encoding glucose-6-phosphate dehydrogenase, producing the protein MSTKRKHIPCLITIFGATGDLSHRKLFPSLFHLYQQDNLDQHVAIIGIGRRDYSNDEFRKQVKASIQAHVKDTKHLDQFMEHVFYFKHDVSDEQSYDELLQFSNKLDSEFGLEGNRLFYLAMAPNFFGVVTDFLKSSGLTKTRGFKRLVIEKPFGSDLASAEKLNKQIRKSFKEEEIYRIDHYLGKDMVQNIEVLRFANAMFEPLWNNKYISNIQVTSSEVLGVEDRGGYYETSGALKDMVQNHMLQMVALLAMEPPISLNSADIRAEKVKVLKSLHPLGSEDVRTNFVRGQYGPGEISGQPVIGYREEDRVADDSDTPTFVSGKVMIDNFRWAGVPFYIRTGKRMKRKSIQVVVEFKEVPMNLYYEKDKHLDSNLLVINIQPNEGVSLHLNAKKNVQGIETEPVQLSYSMSAQDKMNTVDAYENLLFDCLKGDATNFTHWEELKSTWKFVDAIQEEWDQVIPEFPNYKSGTNGPLDSELLLSRDGFHWWDDIH; encoded by the coding sequence TTGAGTACAAAAAGAAAGCATATACCATGTTTGATTACAATATTTGGAGCTACTGGCGATTTAAGCCATCGTAAGCTATTCCCATCTCTTTTCCACTTATACCAACAAGATAATTTAGATCAACATGTAGCAATCATTGGTATTGGCCGACGAGATTATTCTAACGATGAATTTCGTAAACAAGTTAAAGCATCAATACAAGCTCACGTAAAAGATACAAAACACCTTGATCAATTTATGGAACATGTATTTTACTTCAAGCATGATGTAAGTGACGAGCAGAGTTATGATGAGCTATTGCAATTCAGCAATAAATTGGACTCTGAATTCGGATTAGAAGGCAATCGACTATTTTACTTAGCTATGGCGCCTAATTTCTTTGGTGTAGTAACAGACTTCTTGAAATCTTCAGGTTTAACTAAAACTCGTGGATTTAAACGTCTAGTTATTGAAAAACCATTTGGTAGTGATTTGGCATCTGCAGAAAAATTAAATAAGCAAATCCGTAAATCATTTAAAGAAGAAGAAATTTATCGTATCGATCATTACTTAGGTAAAGATATGGTTCAAAATATTGAAGTGTTAAGATTTGCTAATGCTATGTTCGAACCGCTTTGGAATAATAAGTATATTTCAAATATCCAAGTGACTTCTTCAGAGGTTCTAGGAGTTGAAGACCGCGGCGGTTATTATGAAACAAGTGGCGCATTGAAAGATATGGTACAAAACCATATGTTGCAAATGGTAGCGTTATTAGCAATGGAACCACCTATAAGCTTGAATAGTGCTGATATTCGTGCCGAAAAAGTAAAAGTATTAAAATCATTACATCCGCTAGGTTCTGAAGACGTGCGAACTAATTTTGTCAGAGGTCAATATGGGCCTGGTGAAATTAGCGGACAACCTGTTATCGGCTATAGAGAAGAAGATCGTGTAGCAGATGATTCAGATACCCCTACTTTTGTATCCGGAAAAGTTATGATAGATAATTTCCGTTGGGCAGGAGTACCATTCTACATTAGAACTGGTAAAAGAATGAAGCGTAAATCAATCCAAGTTGTAGTTGAATTTAAAGAAGTACCAATGAATTTATATTATGAAAAAGATAAGCATTTAGATTCAAACTTACTTGTTATTAATATACAACCTAATGAAGGTGTTTCCTTACATTTAAATGCCAAGAAAAATGTTCAAGGTATTGAAACAGAACCTGTACAACTTTCATATTCTATGAGTGCTCAAGATAAAATGAACACGGTAGATGCTTATGAAAACTTATTATTTGATTGCTTAAAAGGTGATGCGACTAACTTTACGCATTGGGAAGAATTAAAATCAACATGGAAATTTGTTGATGCAATTCAAGAAGAATGGGATCAAGTTATTCCAGAGTTCCCTAACTACAAATCTGGAACTAATGGACCACTTGATAGTGAATTACTTTTAAGTCGAGATGGATTCCATTGGTGGGACGATATTCATTAA
- the rnz gene encoding ribonuclease Z — protein MEITFFGTGAALPTKERNTQAIALNLEPYSNSIWLFDVGEGTQHQILHHSIKLGKINHIFITHMHGDHIYGLPGLLTSRSFQGGENKPLTIVGPRGIKNYVEITLQASLSRLNYPVTFIEIDDQLHYHHEGFTVSAYNLNHGVPSFGYRIEAPTTPGKIDVASLREIGMEPGPKYQEVKNSDSFIFNDKVYQSSDFKGEEKVGPKIAIFGDTMPCENELKLADNVDLLVHEATYIDGDKTLADSHHHSHINDVLHLLEVSNSKQALLNHISNRYNLSDIDVIYAELQNHYPDLKFKFVRDFDTFEI, from the coding sequence ATGGAAATTACATTTTTCGGCACAGGTGCCGCATTGCCGACTAAAGAACGCAATACACAAGCAATAGCGCTCAACCTTGAACCTTATTCTAACTCTATTTGGCTTTTTGATGTAGGGGAAGGAACGCAACATCAAATATTACATCATTCTATAAAACTTGGTAAAATAAATCACATTTTTATCACCCATATGCACGGTGATCATATTTATGGGTTACCTGGGCTTTTAACAAGTCGTTCTTTTCAGGGCGGTGAAAATAAACCATTAACTATCGTTGGCCCAAGAGGTATTAAAAATTATGTTGAAATAACGCTTCAAGCCTCATTATCCAGATTAAATTATCCAGTGACCTTTATAGAAATAGATGATCAATTACATTACCATCACGAAGGATTTACTGTATCTGCTTATAATTTAAATCATGGTGTTCCTTCATTCGGATATAGAATAGAAGCTCCTACAACACCAGGGAAAATAGATGTTGCTTCATTACGTGAGATTGGTATGGAGCCGGGCCCAAAATACCAAGAGGTTAAAAACTCTGACTCATTTATTTTCAATGACAAAGTTTATCAATCTTCTGATTTTAAAGGAGAAGAAAAGGTAGGGCCGAAAATTGCAATTTTCGGAGACACTATGCCTTGTGAAAATGAATTGAAATTAGCAGATAACGTTGATTTGTTAGTGCATGAAGCTACATATATTGATGGAGATAAGACCTTAGCAGATAGTCACCATCATAGTCATATCAATGACGTTTTACATTTGCTTGAAGTATCAAATTCAAAACAAGCTTTATTAAATCATATAAGTAACCGATATAACCTAAGTGATATAGATGTCATCTATGCCGAATTACAGAATCATTACCCGGATTTAAAATTTAAATTTGTAAGAGATTTTGATACTTTTGAAATATAA
- the proC gene encoding pyrroline-5-carboxylate reductase: protein MKIVFYGSGNMAHAIFSGIIDLNVIDPNDIYITNRSNEAVLKGYADELGVNYSYDDAALLADADFVFLGTKPYDFESLADRIRPYITERNKFISIMAGISIQYIRKELGHDNPIARIMPNTNAQVGHSVTGLSFSKNYPDADRQKVIDIVNAFGSEMEVQEDALHQVTAITGSGPAFLYHVFEKYVDAGVRLGLDKEEVEESIRNLIIGTGKMIERSDLSMEQLRQNVTSKGGTTQAGLDALSQHDIEGIFEDCFNAAVKRSKELSNKE from the coding sequence ATGAAAATTGTATTTTATGGTTCAGGCAATATGGCACATGCTATTTTTTCAGGCATCATCGATTTAAATGTGATTGATCCCAATGATATATATATTACAAATCGTTCCAACGAAGCTGTACTTAAGGGGTATGCTGATGAATTAGGCGTAAATTACAGCTACGATGATGCTGCTTTATTAGCAGATGCAGATTTTGTATTTTTAGGTACTAAACCTTATGATTTTGAATCTTTAGCTGACCGTATTCGCCCATATATTACTGAGCGCAATAAGTTTATCTCTATAATGGCAGGTATTTCGATTCAATATATCCGTAAAGAGTTAGGTCATGACAATCCTATTGCGCGTATTATGCCTAATACTAATGCACAAGTTGGTCATTCAGTGACTGGATTAAGTTTTTCAAAAAATTATCCGGATGCGGACCGTCAGAAAGTGATAGATATTGTTAATGCTTTCGGATCAGAGATGGAAGTACAAGAAGATGCGTTGCATCAAGTAACAGCGATAACAGGAAGCGGTCCTGCCTTTTTATATCACGTATTTGAAAAATATGTAGATGCTGGTGTAAGACTTGGATTAGATAAAGAAGAAGTAGAAGAATCAATTAGAAATTTAATTATTGGTACAGGAAAAATGATTGAGCGTTCAGATTTGAGCATGGAACAATTAAGACAAAATGTTACCTCTAAAGGTGGTACAACTCAAGCTGGACTTGATGCATTATCACAACATGATATCGAAGGTATATTTGAAGATTGCTTTAATGCAGCAGTAAAAAGAAGTAAAGAACTTTCAAATAAGGAATAA
- a CDS encoding SDR family NAD(P)-dependent oxidoreductase: MKNLIGKHFVITGGTSGLGYAITNAVLKRGAKVTLLVRNIDKFNKIYYPYNAHLLNVQLCNLNSRSDIKKITFQKDSIDGLIHSAGLGYFKSIDTHEEKEMIETYEINLINFNVLLKHLASYFRKHPYIVGISSLAAFSTQVYSGHYAASKAGLNQVLNTYRLEHPHYHVMLVNAGPIRTPFHAKADPTLKYAVQVDNIMLDPDKLAEDIIDSMLKNKFEINRPKWLYTLLKFYQLAPRKIEKTFPSLFNNKKE, encoded by the coding sequence ATGAAAAATTTAATTGGGAAACACTTTGTAATAACAGGCGGTACAAGCGGGTTAGGTTATGCAATAACAAATGCTGTATTAAAAAGAGGCGCAAAGGTTACATTACTTGTTAGAAACATTGATAAATTCAATAAAATTTATTATCCATATAATGCACATTTATTAAACGTTCAATTATGTAATTTAAATTCTCGTTCAGACATTAAAAAAATAACCTTTCAGAAAGATTCCATTGATGGACTGATACATAGTGCAGGTTTGGGTTATTTTAAGTCGATAGATACACATGAGGAAAAGGAAATGATAGAGACCTATGAGATCAATCTTATTAATTTCAATGTACTATTGAAACACCTAGCTTCATATTTTAGAAAACATCCTTATATTGTTGGTATAAGCAGCTTAGCCGCTTTCTCAACACAAGTATATAGCGGTCATTATGCTGCAAGTAAAGCAGGATTAAATCAAGTTTTGAATACCTACCGGCTAGAACATCCACATTACCATGTTATGTTAGTAAATGCAGGACCGATACGTACACCATTTCATGCAAAAGCCGATCCCACTTTAAAATATGCAGTCCAGGTAGATAACATCATGCTAGACCCAGACAAACTGGCTGAAGACATCATCGATAGTATGTTGAAGAATAAATTTGAAATCAACAGACCTAAATGGTTGTATACACTTCTCAAATTTTATCAATTAGCGCCAAGAAAAATCGAAAAAACATTTCCGTCACTATTTAACAATAAAAAAGAATGA
- a CDS encoding aldo/keto reductase, giving the protein MQKNVLKNGLEISELGLGCMSLGTEKKHAQAIIERAIELGITYFDTADMYDKGINEKLVGEILKPYQNTHDIVIGTKVGNHLKDDGTTFWDPSKKHIKESVKQSLKNLGVDELDLYQLHGGTIDDPLDETISAFDELKQEGLIRAYGISSIRPNVINYYLEHSDIDTWMAQFNLIDNRPEDLIQAAHKKGVKVLARGPVFKGLLTASSNQVLDDKFEDGIFDYSYQELGSTIASLKEIEHNLTALTFNYLRSQDVLGSIIAGASSVEQLEENVKNLNIDLDFNRIQAARKRVKDLHYTNHLN; this is encoded by the coding sequence ATGCAAAAGAATGTTTTAAAGAATGGTTTAGAGATATCTGAATTAGGATTAGGCTGCATGAGTTTAGGTACCGAGAAAAAGCATGCACAAGCTATTATAGAACGTGCTATTGAATTAGGGATTACTTATTTTGATACAGCTGATATGTATGATAAAGGGATAAATGAAAAATTAGTCGGAGAGATTTTAAAACCGTATCAAAATACACATGATATTGTAATTGGAACCAAAGTAGGTAATCATCTTAAAGATGATGGAACCACATTTTGGGACCCGTCAAAAAAGCATATAAAAGAAAGCGTCAAACAATCTCTCAAAAATTTAGGTGTCGATGAGTTGGATTTATATCAATTACACGGCGGTACTATAGATGATCCATTAGATGAAACTATCAGTGCTTTTGATGAATTAAAACAAGAAGGACTTATTCGTGCGTATGGTATTTCTTCTATTAGACCTAATGTTATCAATTACTATTTAGAACATAGTGATATTGATACTTGGATGGCTCAATTTAACCTAATTGATAATCGTCCTGAAGATTTAATTCAAGCTGCTCATAAAAAAGGTGTAAAAGTTTTAGCTCGCGGGCCTGTTTTTAAAGGACTTTTAACAGCTTCAAGCAACCAAGTTTTAGATGATAAATTTGAAGATGGTATTTTTGATTACAGCTACCAGGAGCTCGGCAGTACAATTGCCTCTTTAAAAGAGATTGAACATAATCTAACAGCATTAACATTTAATTATCTACGTTCTCAAGATGTATTGGGCTCTATAATAGCTGGTGCAAGTAGTGTAGAACAGCTCGAAGAAAATGTGAAAAACTTAAATATCGATTTAGATTTCAATCGAATTCAAGCAGCACGCAAACGTGTCAAAGATCTTCACTATACAAATCATTTAAATTAA
- a CDS encoding NUDIX hydrolase — translation MDLIEKTLSKQNIYSGKIIDVDVDEVLLPNGDTSKREIVNHTGAVAVCALTPENKVVFVKQFRKPVEKVLLEIPAGKLEEGEDPKEAAYRELEEETGYIAKDLELIADVYTSPGFANEKISIYFTDKLEKGTIHLDPDEFVEQVELSIDEINDLVANLKITDAKTLIALQHLLSIYNHYK, via the coding sequence ATGGACTTAATAGAAAAAACACTTAGTAAACAGAATATTTATTCCGGGAAAATTATCGATGTTGATGTAGATGAAGTGTTATTACCGAACGGTGACACTTCTAAACGTGAAATTGTAAATCACACAGGAGCTGTAGCTGTGTGCGCATTAACGCCTGAAAACAAAGTAGTATTTGTAAAACAATTTCGTAAACCTGTTGAAAAAGTATTGCTCGAAATACCGGCGGGTAAATTAGAAGAGGGAGAAGATCCTAAAGAAGCAGCGTATCGCGAATTAGAAGAAGAAACAGGTTATATCGCAAAAGATTTAGAACTAATCGCTGACGTATATACTTCACCAGGTTTTGCAAATGAGAAAATATCAATTTATTTTACTGATAAATTAGAGAAAGGAACTATCCATTTAGACCCTGATGAATTCGTTGAACAAGTTGAGTTAAGTATAGATGAAATCAACGATTTAGTAGCAAATCTGAAAATTACAGATGCTAAAACTTTAATTGCACTTCAACATCTATTATCAATTTATAATCATTATAAATAA
- a CDS encoding Fur family transcriptional regulator, which produces MEERLKRVKQQLQQSSYKLTPQREATLRVLIENESDHLSAEDVYLKVKDKAPEIGLATVYRTLELLAELKIVDKINFGDGVSRFDLKKEGEKHFHHHLVCMECGKVEEIAEDLLPKVEERVENEFNFKILDHRLTFHGICSECQQKKKEV; this is translated from the coding sequence GTGGAAGAACGATTAAAACGCGTGAAGCAACAATTACAACAATCATCGTATAAATTAACTCCACAGCGTGAAGCAACTTTAAGAGTTTTGATTGAAAATGAATCTGATCATCTTAGTGCTGAAGATGTGTATTTAAAAGTAAAAGACAAAGCACCAGAAATCGGACTGGCAACTGTTTATCGAACATTGGAGTTGCTTGCTGAGTTAAAAATCGTGGATAAAATCAACTTTGGAGATGGCGTATCACGATTTGATTTGAAAAAAGAAGGCGAAAAACATTTCCATCATCACTTAGTTTGTATGGAATGCGGAAAAGTTGAAGAAATTGCTGAAGATTTATTGCCGAAAGTTGAAGAACGCGTTGAAAATGAGTTTAACTTTAAAATTTTAGATCATCGTCTTACTTTTCATGGTATTTGCAGCGAATGCCAGCAAAAGAAGAAAGAAGTTTGA
- the xerD gene encoding site-specific tyrosine recombinase XerD has protein sequence METSYDVVIEEYLKFIQIEKGLSANTIGAYRRDLNKYKEYLVLKKINNIDFIDREIIQQCLGYLHDDGHSAKSIARFISTVRSFHQFALRERYAAKDPTVLIETPKYERRLPDVLDVEDVLALLETPDLSKNNGYRDRTILELLYATGMRVTELIHVRVEDVNLIMGFVRVFGKGSKERIIPLGETVIDYLKKYIETVRPQLLKQTVTDVLFLNLHGKPLSRQGIWKLIKQYGVKANINKKLTPHSLRHSFATHLLENGADLRAVQEMLGHSDISTTQLYTHVSKSQIRKMYNEFHPRA, from the coding sequence ATGGAAACAAGTTATGATGTTGTTATCGAAGAATATTTAAAATTTATTCAAATTGAAAAAGGATTAAGCGCTAATACGATTGGTGCTTACAGACGGGACTTGAATAAATACAAAGAATATTTAGTGTTAAAAAAGATTAATAATATAGATTTTATTGATCGTGAGATTATTCAACAATGTTTAGGATATTTACATGACGATGGCCATTCAGCTAAATCAATAGCGCGTTTTATTTCTACAGTCAGAAGTTTCCATCAATTTGCATTAAGAGAGCGTTATGCAGCTAAAGATCCGACTGTATTGATTGAAACACCTAAGTATGAACGTCGGTTGCCTGATGTTCTAGATGTAGAGGATGTTCTTGCTTTGCTTGAAACACCTGATTTATCTAAAAATAATGGTTATAGAGACCGAACAATACTGGAATTATTATATGCGACTGGTATGCGGGTGACTGAATTGATACATGTTCGTGTTGAAGATGTGAATTTAATAATGGGATTTGTGCGTGTTTTCGGTAAGGGGAGTAAGGAAAGAATCATACCTTTAGGCGAAACTGTAATCGATTATTTAAAAAAATATATTGAAACAGTGCGTCCGCAACTGTTAAAACAAACTGTAACAGATGTATTATTTTTAAATCTTCATGGTAAACCTTTATCAAGACAAGGTATTTGGAAGCTTATAAAACAATATGGTGTTAAAGCAAATATTAATAAGAAATTAACACCTCACTCACTTCGCCACTCATTTGCGACGCATTTGCTTGAAAATGGTGCTGATTTGAGAGCTGTACAAGAAATGTTGGGCCATTCGGATATTTCTACAACTCAACTTTACACACATGTTTCAAAATCACAAATCAGAAAAATGTATAATGAATTCCATCCAAGAGCCTGA
- a CDS encoding DUF309 domain-containing protein: MNKLNEALLSFYYQFHAQQHYFLCHDILEEAWKEQPDFTKEDAVVSLILCATGCYHFRRGNCKGAATLFKRASRVANHNLSNLEQLGLKKHKYIELLAQLEKQAAQNNTFQVVELPLLKSTKNRLKSKYPDYQLMTKINDSPYIYDHHLLRDRHAVELARNEALKRRKLK, from the coding sequence GTGAATAAATTGAATGAAGCACTTTTGTCATTTTATTATCAATTTCATGCGCAACAACACTATTTTTTATGTCATGACATTTTAGAAGAAGCATGGAAGGAACAACCCGACTTTACAAAAGAGGATGCAGTAGTCAGCTTAATTTTATGCGCTACAGGCTGTTATCACTTTAGAAGAGGCAATTGCAAAGGGGCTGCTACATTATTTAAACGTGCTTCTCGTGTGGCAAATCATAATTTGAGCAATTTAGAGCAATTAGGTTTAAAGAAACATAAGTATATAGAGTTACTAGCTCAATTAGAAAAACAAGCAGCTCAAAATAACACGTTCCAAGTTGTAGAATTACCTCTATTAAAATCTACAAAAAACAGATTGAAATCCAAATATCCTGATTATCAATTGATGACGAAAATAAATGACTCTCCTTATATTTACGACCATCATTTATTAAGAGATCGTCATGCAGTTGAACTTGCTCGCAATGAGGCATTAAAAAGACGAAAATTAAAATAA
- a CDS encoding transposase, with translation MGCTKIKEKGYILTNNIKSATIVKEYDRYYVSVLVDQRLSPVFKSKQTEDIGIDLGLKEAVFTPSGVKIRSFKTNQTIVKLDKSLKRQRRKLSRKKKGSHNWNKQLLKVQRLYRRIKNIKRKIKRKGMMRNKRWANSFQQIGLGYIVE, from the coding sequence ATGGGATGTACTAAAATAAAAGAAAAAGGTTACATTCTAACAAATAATATAAAATCCGCAACCATTGTTAAAGAATATGACAGATATTATGTCTCGGTATTAGTTGATCAACGCCTTTCTCCTGTTTTTAAATCAAAACAGACAGAGGACATCGGTATTGATTTGGGACTGAAAGAAGCTGTATTCACACCCTCCGGTGTGAAAATCAGAAGCTTCAAAACGAATCAAACGATTGTTAAACTTGATAAATCTTTGAAAAGACAACGACGAAAATTATCCAGGAAGAAAAAAGGTTCTCATAATTGGAATAAGCAGTTGTTGAAAGTACAAAGATTATACCGACGTATTAAAAACATTAAAAGAAAAATCAAACGCAAAGGCATGATGAGAAACAAAAGATGGGCCAATAGTTTTCAACAGATCGGACTCGGTTACATTGTTGAATGA
- a CDS encoding zinc ribbon domain-containing protein, whose amino-acid sequence MELRYVDRFYPSSQICSDCGHIQPMSLNQRTYHYHHFGMI is encoded by the coding sequence ATTGAATTACGCTATGTCGACAGATTCTATCCCTCCAGTCAAATATGTTCGGATTGCGGCCACATACAACCCATGTCTTTGAATCAAAGAACGTACCATTATCATCATTTTGGAATGATTTAA
- a CDS encoding segregation and condensation protein A, with amino-acid sequence MYEVKLDAFNGPLDLLLHLIHKYEIDIYDIPMKALTEQYMNYIHAMKKLEINIASEYLVVASELLMIKSKMLLPQHDTEIDDEIEDPREDLVGRLIEYQNYKEYTEFLNELKEQREQFYSKHPTDLSHLESIETWDDTQTIDLTELIMAYQRIKTRTSFNTPKSVTIQKETFTIEQASKQVTEKLAVSSSINFFSLFTFNENTEEVVTHFLAILEMSKTGIIQINQVKDFADINITRGVNYGIGA; translated from the coding sequence ATGTACGAAGTTAAACTAGATGCTTTCAATGGTCCCTTAGATTTATTACTCCATTTAATACATAAGTATGAAATCGATATTTATGATATCCCAATGAAAGCTTTAACAGAGCAATATATGAACTATATTCATGCAATGAAAAAACTAGAAATTAATATAGCGAGTGAATATCTAGTAGTGGCTTCTGAATTATTGATGATTAAAAGTAAAATGCTTTTACCACAACATGATACTGAAATAGATGATGAGATTGAAGATCCAAGGGAAGACTTAGTAGGTCGTTTAATTGAGTATCAAAATTACAAAGAATATACTGAATTTCTAAATGAACTCAAAGAGCAGCGCGAGCAATTTTACAGCAAGCATCCGACCGATCTAAGTCATTTAGAATCTATAGAAACTTGGGATGATACTCAAACAATTGATTTAACCGAATTAATTATGGCTTATCAAAGAATCAAAACAAGAACATCTTTCAACACGCCTAAAAGTGTTACGATTCAAAAAGAAACTTTTACGATTGAACAAGCATCTAAACAAGTCACTGAAAAACTTGCAGTTTCTAGCTCCATTAACTTTTTTAGTTTGTTTACTTTCAATGAGAATACAGAAGAAGTCGTTACACATTTCTTGGCTATACTAGAAATGTCGAAAACGGGAATTATACAAATTAACCAAGTTAAAGATTTTGCAGATATTAACATTACTAGAGGTGTAAACTATGGTATTGGAGCTTAA
- the scpB gene encoding SMC-Scp complex subunit ScpB yields MVLELKGILEGLLYTAGDEGLEIEQLTEILEISEEALSELVANYNSPGLIIQQYGSTLVLTTKSEVASYVEKLVKNQSNMKLSQAAMEVLSIIAYNQPVTRSDIEIIRGINSDGAAKTLIARGLVEAKVEDNSRSQQLYTTPLFLNVFGMTNLDELPTTEEEEEEIESFFNNLINQKGDNNE; encoded by the coding sequence ATGGTATTGGAGCTTAAAGGAATACTTGAAGGATTATTATACACAGCAGGTGACGAGGGGTTGGAAATTGAACAACTCACGGAAATCTTAGAGATTTCTGAAGAAGCTTTAAGTGAACTTGTTGCAAATTATAATTCTCCAGGTTTAATTATTCAACAATATGGTTCTACATTAGTTTTAACTACAAAATCAGAAGTTGCATCTTATGTAGAAAAATTGGTGAAGAATCAATCAAATATGAAACTTTCACAAGCTGCAATGGAAGTATTATCAATTATCGCTTATAATCAACCAGTAACTAGAAGTGATATTGAAATTATACGTGGCATAAATTCAGATGGTGCAGCTAAAACATTGATTGCGAGAGGATTAGTTGAAGCTAAAGTTGAAGATAATTCTCGCAGTCAGCAACTTTATACAACCCCTTTATTCTTAAATGTTTTTGGTATGACAAATTTGGATGAACTTCCAACAACAGAAGAAGAGGAAGAAGAAATCGAATCATTTTTCAATAATCTGATTAACCAAAAAGGAGATAATAATGAGTAA
- a CDS encoding pseudouridine synthase gives MSKELERLQKRIANSGYTSRRKAETLIVEGKVKVNGETVTELGTKVKASDNVEVEGVKLEQEDKLYILFYKPAQVITSVSDDRGRTVVTDYFDDLETRIYPVGRLDYDTSGLLLLTNDGEFTNLMTHPRYKIKKKYVAKLKGYLMRDEVKALEKGVQLEDGKTGPAEVKIKNQNKEKNTTVVEITISEGRNRQVRRMFEHFGHEVSKLSRIELADFLTLKGLNAGEGRVLTPHEVKKLRNLAENG, from the coding sequence ATGAGTAAAGAATTAGAAAGATTACAAAAAAGAATTGCAAATAGCGGTTATACTTCAAGAAGAAAAGCAGAAACTTTAATTGTTGAAGGCAAAGTTAAAGTTAACGGTGAAACTGTTACAGAATTAGGTACGAAAGTTAAAGCATCAGACAATGTAGAAGTTGAAGGCGTTAAACTTGAACAAGAAGACAAATTATACATTTTGTTTTATAAACCAGCGCAAGTCATCACGAGTGTTTCTGATGATAGAGGTCGAACAGTTGTAACTGATTACTTTGATGACTTAGAAACTCGTATTTATCCAGTTGGAAGATTAGATTACGATACGTCAGGGCTTTTATTATTAACAAATGATGGAGAATTTACTAATTTAATGACGCATCCTAGATATAAAATCAAGAAAAAATATGTTGCTAAATTAAAAGGGTATTTGATGAGAGATGAAGTAAAAGCTCTAGAAAAAGGCGTTCAATTAGAAGATGGGAAAACCGGTCCAGCTGAAGTTAAAATTAAAAACCAAAATAAAGAAAAAAACACAACTGTTGTAGAGATTACAATCTCAGAAGGAAGAAATCGACAAGTAAGACGTATGTTCGAACATTTTGGTCACGAGGTATCAAAATTATCTCGGATTGAACTTGCAGATTTCCTTACACTTAAAGGACTAAATGCGGGAGAAGGTCGTGTGCTGACACCGCATGAAGTGAAAAAGCTTAGAAACTTAGCGGAAAACGGCTAA